A window from Pseudomonas moraviensis encodes these proteins:
- a CDS encoding MarR family transcriptional regulator, with amino-acid sequence MPLTDQHRFGMQLAQMSRGWRAELDRRLAGLGLSQARWLVLLHLARFEEAPTQRELAQSVGVEGPTLARLLDSLENQGLVQRQSVMEDRRAKKIVLCAPALPLIEQIETIATQLRHELFEGVDEADLKVCMRVHGHILANLEKS; translated from the coding sequence ATGCCGTTAACCGATCAACATCGCTTTGGTATGCAACTGGCCCAGATGTCCCGTGGCTGGCGTGCCGAACTGGATCGCCGCCTCGCCGGGCTGGGCCTGTCGCAGGCACGCTGGCTGGTACTGCTGCATCTGGCGCGCTTTGAAGAAGCGCCGACCCAGCGCGAACTGGCGCAGAGTGTCGGCGTCGAAGGCCCGACTCTGGCGCGATTGCTCGATAGTCTGGAAAACCAGGGACTGGTGCAACGCCAGTCGGTGATGGAAGACCGTCGAGCGAAAAAAATCGTTCTCTGCGCACCTGCGCTGCCGCTGATCGAACAAATCGAAACCATTGCCACACAACTGCGCCACGAATTGTTCGAAGGCGTCGACGAGGCTGATTTGAAGGTGTGCATGCGCGTTCACGGGCACATTCTGGCCAATCTGGAAAAATCTTGA
- the recQ gene encoding DNA helicase RecQ, protein MLEQAQRVLKDIFGYDSFRGRQGAIIERVASGGDALVLMPTGGGKSLCFQVPALLREGLAVVVSPLIALMDDQVATLEELGVAAAALNSTLSAEQQRDLALRIKRGEVKMLYLAPERLVQPRMLAFLQSLEIALFAIDEAHCVSQWGHDFRREYLQLGQLAELFPHVPRIALTATADKRTREEIVDRLHLQNAERFLSSFDRPNIFYRIVPKEQPRKQLLAFLAERRSDAGIVYCLSRKKVEEVAAFLSEQGFPALPYHAGLPNDLRAYHQKRFLNEEGLIMVATVAFGMGIDKPNVRFVAHLDLPKSLEAYYQETGRGGRDGLPADAWMAYGLQDVVMLKQMLQNSEGDERHKRLEQHKLDAMLSLCEETRCRRQALLAYFDEDMPEPCGHCDNCVDGVQTWDATEPARQALSAIFRTGQRYGVGHLVDVLLGKDNEKVRSFGHQHLSVFGVGKALSESEWRSLFRQLVARGLADVDHEGYGGLRLNDSCRPLLKGEVKLELRRDLKPQVTAKTGSKSQASQLVRGEEREQWEALRALRRKLAEEHGVPPYVIFPDSTLLEMLRSQPTSLAEMARVSGVGARKLERYGEAFLEVLGGEAEAPKVVADVRHELITLARAGMTPLQIAGQLQCSEKNVYAMLAEAIGKQQLSLEQALDLPEELMGEVQDAFLDGEGELPSVAEVAELFAGRVPEGVLHCVRAALQSEFEM, encoded by the coding sequence ATGCTCGAACAGGCTCAACGCGTCCTCAAGGACATCTTCGGCTACGACAGTTTCCGTGGCCGTCAGGGTGCGATCATTGAGCGCGTGGCCAGCGGCGGTGATGCGCTGGTGCTGATGCCTACCGGTGGCGGCAAGTCGTTGTGCTTTCAGGTACCGGCGCTGCTGCGCGAAGGCCTGGCCGTAGTGGTATCGCCGTTGATCGCACTGATGGACGATCAGGTCGCAACCCTTGAAGAACTGGGCGTCGCCGCTGCTGCGCTGAACTCCACGCTGAGCGCCGAGCAACAGCGTGATCTCGCCCTGCGGATCAAGCGCGGCGAAGTGAAAATGCTCTATCTCGCCCCCGAGCGCCTGGTGCAGCCGCGCATGCTGGCGTTCCTGCAAAGCCTGGAAATTGCCCTGTTCGCCATCGACGAAGCGCATTGCGTGTCGCAATGGGGCCACGATTTCCGCCGCGAATACCTGCAACTGGGCCAGTTGGCAGAGCTGTTCCCCCACGTTCCGCGCATTGCCCTCACCGCGACCGCCGACAAGCGCACCCGTGAAGAGATCGTAGATCGCCTGCACCTGCAGAACGCCGAACGCTTCCTGTCGAGCTTCGACCGTCCGAATATTTTCTACCGCATCGTCCCGAAGGAGCAGCCGCGCAAACAGTTGCTGGCGTTCCTCGCCGAACGGCGCAGCGACGCCGGCATCGTGTATTGCCTGTCGCGCAAAAAGGTCGAGGAGGTCGCGGCGTTCCTTAGCGAACAGGGCTTCCCGGCGCTGCCGTACCACGCCGGTCTGCCCAACGATCTGCGCGCCTATCACCAGAAGCGCTTCCTCAATGAGGAAGGGCTGATCATGGTCGCCACAGTGGCGTTCGGCATGGGCATCGACAAACCCAACGTGCGCTTTGTCGCGCACCTCGATCTGCCGAAATCCCTTGAGGCGTATTACCAGGAAACCGGGCGTGGCGGCCGTGATGGTCTGCCGGCGGATGCGTGGATGGCCTACGGTCTGCAAGACGTGGTGATGCTCAAGCAGATGCTGCAGAACTCCGAAGGCGACGAACGGCATAAACGTCTGGAGCAGCACAAGCTCGACGCCATGCTCTCGCTGTGTGAAGAGACCCGCTGCCGGCGTCAGGCGTTGCTGGCCTATTTCGATGAGGACATGCCCGAGCCGTGCGGCCATTGCGACAACTGTGTCGACGGCGTGCAGACGTGGGATGCAACAGAGCCAGCACGCCAGGCCTTGTCGGCGATTTTCCGCACCGGTCAGCGATATGGCGTCGGTCATCTGGTCGACGTGTTGCTGGGCAAGGACAACGAAAAGGTGCGCAGCTTCGGCCATCAGCATTTGTCGGTGTTTGGCGTTGGCAAGGCGTTGAGCGAGAGCGAATGGCGTTCCCTGTTCCGCCAGTTGGTGGCGCGCGGGCTGGCTGATGTCGATCACGAGGGGTATGGCGGTCTGCGCTTGAATGACAGTTGCCGACCATTGCTCAAAGGCGAAGTGAAACTGGAGCTGCGCCGCGACCTGAAACCGCAAGTCACCGCCAAGACCGGCAGCAAGAGCCAGGCCAGCCAACTGGTGCGCGGCGAGGAGCGCGAACAGTGGGAAGCCTTGCGCGCACTACGGCGCAAGCTCGCCGAAGAACACGGCGTACCGCCGTACGTCATCTTTCCCGACTCCACGCTTTTGGAAATGCTCCGCAGCCAGCCGACCTCGCTGGCGGAAATGGCCCGGGTCAGCGGCGTCGGCGCACGCAAGCTGGAACGTTATGGCGAAGCGTTCCTCGAGGTGCTCGGCGGCGAGGCCGAGGCGCCGAAGGTGGTGGCCGATGTCCGTCACGAGCTGATCACCCTGGCCCGCGCCGGCATGACGCCGCTGCAGATCGCCGGGCAGCTGCAGTGCTCGGAGAAGAACGTCTACGCGATGCTCGCCGAAGCCATCGGCAAGCAGCAATTGTCGCTGGAGCAAGCGCTGGACTTGCCAGAAGAGCTGATGGGTGAAGTGCAGGACGCGTTTCTCGATGGCGAGGGCGAGTTGCCGTCCGTCGCCGAAGTCGCCGAATTGTTCGCCGGGCGAGTTCCTGAAGGCGTGCTTCATTGTGTGCGGGCGGCGTTGCAGTCTGAATTCGAGATGTAA
- a CDS encoding YecA family protein, with protein sequence MSFAEQLTRLQVFLDADELHEEALDYVAAHGYLTALSICSEDVPEREWIDALFAEEPHYSDEAQRAEIEATLIGLKAHIARQLASDEEFELPCELDLGEEPDDSELRGWCIGFMEGVFLREAAWFETAEEEVSEMLLPIMVGSGLFDEQPEFEDIAKDANLMDDMIVQIPEALTALYLLCQAPDEKPAILKPRHH encoded by the coding sequence ATGTCCTTCGCTGAGCAACTGACCCGCCTGCAAGTCTTCCTCGACGCCGACGAGCTGCACGAAGAGGCGCTGGATTACGTCGCCGCCCACGGTTACCTGACCGCACTGTCGATCTGCTCCGAAGACGTCCCCGAGCGCGAGTGGATCGATGCGCTGTTCGCCGAAGAGCCGCATTACAGCGACGAAGCCCAGCGTGCCGAAATCGAAGCCACGCTGATCGGCCTCAAGGCCCACATCGCTCGTCAACTGGCCTCGGATGAAGAATTCGAATTGCCGTGCGAACTGGATCTGGGCGAAGAGCCGGACGATTCCGAACTGCGCGGCTGGTGCATCGGCTTCATGGAAGGCGTGTTCCTGCGCGAAGCGGCCTGGTTCGAAACCGCCGAAGAAGAAGTCAGCGAGATGCTCCTGCCGATCATGGTCGGTTCCGGCCTGTTCGACGAACAACCGGAGTTTGAAGACATCGCCAAGGACGCCAACCTGATGGACGACATGATCGTTCAAATTCCGGAAGCCCTGACCGCGCTGTACTTGCTGTGCCAGGCGCCCGACGAAAAACCGGCGATCCTCAAGCCACGCCACCACTAA
- a CDS encoding YbaN family protein, with translation MDNPIGNRPLMLRYVLLAIGWLSVALGVIGIFLPVLPTTPFLLLAAACFARSSPRFYRWLVEHPRLGPWIRDYLEGNGIPLKGKVYAIGLMWVSILFSCYLVPLVWARGFMLTSAVLVTVYILRHKTLHKP, from the coding sequence ATGGACAACCCCATAGGCAACCGCCCCCTGATGTTGCGTTACGTTCTGCTGGCCATCGGCTGGCTCAGCGTGGCATTGGGGGTGATCGGCATTTTCCTGCCGGTCCTGCCCACCACCCCCTTCCTCCTGCTCGCCGCGGCCTGCTTCGCGCGCAGTTCACCGCGCTTTTATCGCTGGCTGGTCGAACACCCACGGCTGGGTCCATGGATTCGCGACTACCTCGAAGGCAACGGCATTCCACTCAAAGGCAAGGTCTACGCGATCGGGCTGATGTGGGTGAGCATTCTGTTTTCTTGTTATCTGGTGCCGCTGGTCTGGGCGCGGGGCTTCATGTTGACCAGTGCGGTGCTGGTGACGGTTTATATCTTGCGGCATAAGACGCTGCACAAGCCTTGA
- a CDS encoding Ig-like domain-containing protein, whose product MPSHKNFRFPPLTEGSNTLALRPLLIPGMVEPVQDGDGGISIQVATDDPDGVLCVINPYLGLMSERDRLDIWWNNEKVLERFVMADEVNQRVFFYLPTPEKSGWVENCHYVLTRVGETEADPPSASLRVLIKLYRPGNFDREPNNDDGHSELNIVQLPPELVEQGVIDAEWAKKGVLATVPHYVYCTRNDKVRLQLGEYRLPAHRITPEQAEGLQPIEIHIDQDAILGAGDGLKREIRYDINDEVWNWADRPSKRTYIDVDAGGWRLDSPIIKEAVNGFIIIRDLNKQPVTIQIFVSSQYFSLGDSVKMTFIGTPPDNGEPIICSETRDIDNIPSVLDINVPYELIRAIAQGRADASYILYKKNGDDPLSSKRAFAMVQGDVNMLPEPNIRELIGDTLEPDEPYATVDVRYAMKNGDLICLRWSGIKSDGDTYLHEVSHIVSANEAKDGLVTFYTDAEHIKVLENGTLDLFYVVANDAPGLLDIRESERLLARIEKVRATLPAPEVEEADPPGDVLDPSKVFDKVHVYISEAKTLRGDILAYYWRSPNPFASTSDWLPITTVTEGQPVRFQVDAEFVTPNIGQYVKVRYSVLRASNKQYEHSATLNLLIGELVGELPPPEVVQAPDKTLNPMDGLNGVDINASYSSMNPDRDMIRLKWLGAPGAGTSDDLELPGSPTGTVQFHLPASVVGANIAKTVSVEYEVTRYTLTTPSQMLDLYVSDFQDPENELPHPHVPQAQNNVLDLMTFSGDAKAVLAIWPYIALKQRLWFYLTGQTSSGASHTIPLITGLEITPTQVSSGLNESLLRSELMKLGHSTPATVICKVAFDGSEKEDTARIFPQLPLTIRTRYDYVQPVITGVTDSRGEVEEGGKTRDEKVTVTGTATRGETVELFDGTTTSMGTAPVGADSTWSCEIGPLTEKSYRISAKALYDADPVSSEPRTFNVKFAQTPEILVVSDSRGDVAHGATTYDNSVLVAGSATPNLQVKLLENKQPLITLDVDDKGDWNHRLNDLQVRSYSLTAEALYEIDPATSPPRDFVVAQAVTPTISRVSDLRGEVAANGTTYYRTVTLTGKASPNEKIILLNAGAAVETVSVNARGDWQYVFSSLNLSTYRLTARGDYGSNPESSPPRVFTVAAFISPTITTVTDSVGTVGQNETTYDTAVTVKGEATPREQIQMHDNGAPVGTPVTVNADKQWTTSVTGLAIRSHSLTALAMYDVVPVESPARAFNVAAHIAPTLTSVHDGVSEIGNGGQTKSTSVTLRGTVTPNRQVQIYDNNNPRHTVTAVGSAWNTTLSVGLGGHSLRVKALSTGQDSNTRTFTVISPIPPLHFNTGSVTLSGRCYLIPDWAAYPNFGPGTYVQHTASGGVLPYRYTSSNNNVAAVDGSGLVTVRGNGDATITVIDNASQSKSYNVRVTGVKFVVGLDGGNWYAIRDRAAGRGKRLPSMGELREIHNAWGSRWPMGDYWYWAADSAGGWPARYWLKNLVNGAEGHVQYYGSGLGVGIDP is encoded by the coding sequence ATGCCTTCTCACAAGAACTTCCGCTTCCCCCCCCTCACCGAAGGCTCTAACACACTGGCGCTGCGCCCCCTGCTGATTCCGGGGATGGTCGAGCCGGTGCAGGACGGCGATGGCGGGATCAGTATCCAGGTAGCCACCGACGACCCCGATGGCGTGCTGTGCGTCATCAATCCTTATCTGGGCCTCATGAGCGAGAGGGACAGGCTGGATATCTGGTGGAACAACGAGAAAGTGCTCGAACGCTTCGTGATGGCCGACGAGGTCAATCAGCGGGTGTTCTTCTACTTGCCGACGCCTGAAAAGTCCGGCTGGGTCGAAAATTGCCATTATGTGCTGACCCGAGTGGGTGAAACCGAAGCAGACCCGCCGTCGGCATCCTTGCGGGTCCTGATCAAACTGTACAGGCCGGGGAACTTTGACAGGGAACCTAATAATGACGACGGTCACTCAGAGTTGAACATCGTGCAACTGCCGCCCGAGCTGGTCGAACAGGGCGTCATAGACGCCGAATGGGCCAAAAAGGGCGTGCTGGCGACGGTCCCTCATTATGTGTATTGCACGCGCAACGACAAGGTCCGTTTACAGCTGGGCGAATACCGGCTTCCGGCGCACCGCATCACGCCGGAGCAAGCCGAAGGTCTGCAGCCGATCGAGATCCACATTGATCAGGACGCCATTCTCGGCGCCGGCGACGGGCTCAAACGGGAAATCAGGTACGACATCAATGACGAAGTCTGGAACTGGGCCGACCGCCCCTCCAAACGCACCTACATCGACGTGGACGCCGGGGGCTGGCGCCTGGATTCACCGATCATCAAGGAAGCCGTCAACGGCTTCATTATCATCAGGGATTTGAACAAGCAGCCGGTGACTATTCAGATCTTTGTCAGCAGCCAGTACTTCAGCTTGGGCGACAGCGTGAAAATGACCTTCATCGGCACACCGCCGGATAACGGTGAACCGATCATCTGCAGTGAAACCCGCGACATCGACAACATCCCTTCCGTGCTGGACATCAACGTGCCCTATGAGTTGATCAGGGCCATCGCCCAAGGGCGCGCCGATGCGTCTTACATTCTCTACAAAAAAAACGGGGACGACCCGCTGTCTTCAAAGCGTGCCTTTGCAATGGTACAGGGCGACGTCAACATGCTCCCCGAGCCAAACATTCGTGAGCTGATCGGCGATACCCTCGAACCGGACGAGCCTTACGCTACGGTCGACGTGCGCTACGCGATGAAAAATGGCGACCTGATCTGCCTGAGATGGTCTGGCATCAAGTCCGATGGCGACACCTATCTGCATGAGGTTTCCCATATCGTCAGCGCCAACGAAGCCAAGGACGGGCTGGTGACGTTCTACACCGACGCGGAGCACATCAAAGTGCTTGAAAACGGCACGCTCGACCTGTTCTACGTGGTGGCAAACGATGCACCTGGCCTCCTCGACATAAGAGAGTCGGAGCGGCTGCTGGCCAGGATTGAAAAGGTCCGCGCGACGCTGCCGGCCCCCGAAGTGGAAGAGGCCGATCCGCCGGGGGATGTGCTGGACCCGTCCAAGGTGTTCGATAAGGTGCATGTGTATATCAGCGAGGCGAAGACCCTCAGGGGCGATATTCTTGCGTATTACTGGCGCAGTCCCAATCCCTTCGCCAGCACCAGCGACTGGCTGCCCATCACCACAGTGACTGAAGGCCAACCTGTACGTTTTCAGGTGGACGCTGAATTCGTGACGCCCAACATTGGCCAGTATGTGAAAGTGCGCTACTCGGTGTTGCGGGCGTCGAACAAACAATACGAGCACTCGGCCACGCTCAATTTGCTCATAGGCGAACTCGTCGGCGAGTTGCCGCCGCCCGAGGTGGTACAGGCACCCGACAAGACGCTCAACCCAATGGATGGGTTGAATGGCGTAGACATCAACGCCAGTTACTCCAGCATGAACCCGGACCGGGACATGATCCGTTTAAAGTGGTTAGGAGCGCCCGGCGCGGGAACCTCTGATGATCTGGAGCTGCCGGGCAGTCCCACAGGCACCGTGCAATTCCATTTACCCGCTTCAGTGGTTGGCGCCAATATTGCGAAAACGGTGTCGGTTGAATACGAAGTAACCCGCTATACCCTCACAACGCCCTCACAAATGCTCGACCTGTATGTTTCAGACTTCCAGGACCCAGAAAACGAACTGCCCCACCCGCATGTGCCTCAGGCACAGAACAACGTCCTGGATCTGATGACATTCAGCGGCGATGCAAAAGCTGTCCTCGCTATATGGCCGTACATTGCACTGAAACAGCGCCTCTGGTTCTACCTGACAGGACAAACAAGTTCAGGCGCTTCCCATACGATCCCGCTAATCACCGGCCTGGAAATAACCCCGACCCAAGTCAGCAGCGGACTCAACGAAAGCTTGCTCAGAAGCGAACTGATGAAACTGGGCCACTCCACGCCCGCCACTGTGATCTGCAAAGTGGCATTCGATGGCAGTGAAAAAGAGGACACTGCCCGCATATTTCCACAGTTGCCCCTGACCATCAGAACCCGCTACGACTACGTGCAACCGGTCATCACCGGTGTGACAGACTCGCGGGGCGAGGTGGAAGAAGGCGGCAAAACCCGTGACGAAAAAGTCACCGTCACCGGCACGGCCACGCGTGGCGAAACGGTTGAGCTGTTCGATGGAACGACGACATCAATGGGTACGGCGCCAGTGGGCGCCGACAGCACCTGGAGCTGCGAGATCGGCCCATTGACCGAGAAGTCTTACCGCATCAGCGCCAAGGCTCTTTATGACGCCGACCCGGTGTCCAGCGAGCCGCGAACATTCAACGTGAAATTCGCACAGACGCCGGAAATTCTTGTGGTCAGCGATTCACGGGGGGACGTCGCCCATGGGGCAACCACCTATGACAACAGCGTGCTGGTGGCCGGCAGCGCGACGCCAAACCTGCAGGTCAAACTGCTGGAGAACAAACAGCCGCTCATTACCCTTGACGTCGACGATAAGGGTGACTGGAACCACCGCCTCAACGATCTGCAAGTTCGCAGCTACAGCCTCACTGCCGAGGCGTTGTACGAGATAGACCCTGCGACCAGTCCGCCGCGGGATTTCGTCGTGGCGCAAGCGGTCACACCGACGATCTCCCGTGTGAGTGACCTGCGCGGTGAAGTCGCCGCCAATGGTACGACCTACTACCGGACCGTCACGCTGACAGGCAAGGCCAGTCCAAACGAAAAGATCATTCTGCTCAATGCCGGTGCGGCCGTCGAAACGGTGAGTGTCAACGCCAGAGGCGATTGGCAATATGTTTTCAGCAGCCTGAACCTGAGCACTTACCGCCTGACCGCGCGAGGCGATTACGGCAGCAATCCGGAGTCCAGTCCCCCTCGGGTCTTTACAGTTGCAGCCTTTATTTCACCGACGATTACCACAGTCACCGACTCGGTCGGCACGGTGGGACAGAACGAAACGACCTATGACACCGCAGTGACCGTCAAAGGCGAAGCCACCCCGCGCGAGCAGATCCAGATGCACGACAATGGCGCCCCCGTTGGTACGCCGGTCACCGTCAATGCCGATAAACAATGGACAACGTCTGTCACCGGTCTGGCCATCCGCTCGCACAGCCTGACTGCCTTGGCCATGTATGACGTGGTTCCGGTAGAGAGCCCGGCGAGAGCCTTTAACGTCGCCGCCCACATCGCGCCGACGCTGACGTCCGTACATGATGGCGTCAGTGAAATAGGCAATGGCGGGCAAACCAAAAGCACTTCGGTGACCCTGCGCGGTACGGTCACACCGAATCGTCAGGTCCAGATTTACGACAACAACAACCCAAGGCACACGGTGACTGCCGTGGGCAGCGCCTGGAACACTACCTTGTCGGTTGGTTTGGGCGGGCATTCGCTGAGAGTAAAAGCGTTGAGTACCGGGCAGGATTCAAATACGCGAACCTTCACTGTGATCTCACCGATTCCGCCGTTGCATTTCAACACGGGCAGCGTGACATTGAGTGGCAGGTGTTACCTCATACCTGACTGGGCTGCATATCCAAACTTCGGCCCTGGCACATATGTACAGCACACGGCAAGCGGCGGAGTTCTTCCCTATCGTTACACGTCGAGTAACAACAACGTCGCCGCGGTAGACGGTTCAGGGTTGGTGACTGTCAGAGGTAATGGAGACGCAACAATCACTGTCATAGACAACGCAAGCCAGTCCAAGAGCTACAACGTTCGTGTCACAGGGGTGAAATTCGTTGTGGGACTGGACGGTGGAAACTGGTACGCGATCAGAGACAGGGCAGCAGGCCGAGGAAAGCGATTACCATCAATGGGTGAGTTGCGGGAAATCCATAACGCTTGGGGTAGTCGTTGGCCGATGGGTGACTATTGGTACTGGGCCGCTGACTCCGCAGGTGGCTGGCCAGCTCGGTACTGGTTAAAAAACCTGGTCAATGGTGCAGAAGGGCACGTCCAGTACTACGGATCCGGCTTGGGAGTGGGCATTGACCCTTAG